Proteins co-encoded in one Cercospora beticola chromosome 7, complete sequence genomic window:
- a CDS encoding uncharacterized protein (antiSMASH:Cluster_1), which produces MEYQKLNHESGHLRQRSQASLEIGAETPLTPHGEWIDPFAGQTKHRRRILQLWTVLPYILLRILVPFVIVLVALNLSDAYFRGTHRSTSGEIGDVQLTYGSDPRYMSLDYKYDYLWADDIAPAQGSIRLPKDNSLGPADLTEWGLIGMFHSLHCLGMMRRAMQRAHYGGHIGIDQTEAPHFAHCFWYLRQAILCNADGTIELPRYNNGTLGTENISGVTDVRQCRSADKLRKLQDKYGVKLTEEEKKELDPSNLDLAHGGGD; this is translated from the exons ATGGAGTATCAGAAGCTGAACCACGAAAGCGGCCACCTCCGACAGCGCTCACAGGCTTCGCTCGAGATTGGTGCAGAGACGCCGTTAACACCACACGGGGAGTGGATCGATCCATTTGCGGGACAAACAAAACACCGAAGACGAATCCTACAGCTGTGGACGGTCCTCCCGTACATCCTGCTACGGATCTTGGTACCCTTCGTTATCGTTCTTGTGGCTCTGAATCTCAGCGATGCATACTTTCGTGGCACACATCGCTCCACAAGTGGTGAAATCGGCGATGTGCAGTTGACTTATGGAAGTGATCCGAGGTACATGAGTCTGGACTACAAGTATGACTATCTGTGGGCAGACGATATTGCCCCAGCGCAAGGTAGCATCAGGCTGCCAAAAGACAATAGCCTGGGTCCTGCAGACTTGACTGAGTGGGGCTTAATTGGAAT GTTCCACAGCCTGCACTGCCTGGGCATGATGCGAAGAGCCATGCAACGAGCACACTACGGCGGACATATCGGTATCGACCAGACCGAAGCACCGCACTTTGCTCACTGTTTCTGGTATCTGCGTCAAGCCATTCTCTGCAATGCCGATGGCACGATTGAGCTCCCGAGATACAACAATGGTACTCTCGGGACGGAAAACATTTCAGGCGTCACCGACGTTCGGCAATGTCGATCGGCGGATAAGTTGCGGAAGTTACAGGACAAGTACGGCGTCAAGTtgacagaagaagagaaaaaaGAGTTAGACCCCAGCAATTTGGACTTGGCGCACGGAGGCGGTGATTga